The following proteins come from a genomic window of Rutidosis leptorrhynchoides isolate AG116_Rl617_1_P2 chromosome 10, CSIRO_AGI_Rlap_v1, whole genome shotgun sequence:
- the LOC139872036 gene encoding stress-related protein-like, with translation MAESEANQATDSLAHRDEGEKHLKYLQFVQSAVIYFVVCCSTVYEYAKENAGSLKPSVQTAENTVKNVFGPVYARFQDVPLELLKFVDLKVGDALTELNRHVPERMKQIPNRANYVAHNLPEVTRDIALEAFKMTQKMANTLYIKYEPTAKELYNKYEPVAEKYAVSTWQSMNKLPFFPQVAQIAVPTGAYVISKYNYTVCYTAEKGYLVPQYLPLVPLDKIAKVFQENEIDPTVETVFKSRHDKSGSKKIA, from the exons ATGGCGGAATCTGAAGCCAATCAAGCCACTGATTCTCTG GCACATAGGGATGAAGGAGAGAAGCATCTGAAATATCTACAATTTGTGCAAAGTGCGGTGATCTATTTTGTTGTTTGTTGCTCGACCGTTTATGAATATGCCAAGGAGAATGCCGGTTCATTGAAACCGAGTGTTCAAACCGCTGAAAACACTGTTAAAAACGTGTTTGGACCGGTGTATGCCCGGTTTCAAGACGTTCCATTGGAGCTCCTCAAATTTGTTGATCTAAAG GTTGGCGACGCGTTGACTGAGCTAAATCGTCATGTACCAGAGCGGATGAAACAAATTCCAAACCGAGCCAATTATGTGGCACATAACTTGCCAGAAGTGACTAGAGATATAGCTTTAGAAGCATTCAAAATGACACAAAAAATGGCAAACACACTGTACATAAAATATGAGCCAACAGCTAAAGAACTCTACAATAAATACGAGCCTGTGGCCGAGAAGTACGCTGTGTCCACCTGGCAATCAATGAATAAACTTCCATTTTTCCCTCAAGTAGCTCAAATTGCAGTTCCTACTGGCGCTTATGTTATCAGTAAGTATAATTACACAGTGTGCTATACTGCAGAAAAAGGTTACCTTGTTCCCCAGTATTTACCTTTGGTTCCGCTTGATAAAATCGCTAAGGTGTTTCAAGAGAACGAGATTGATCCAACAGTTGAAACAGTATTCAAGTCGAGACATGATAAGTCTGGTTCGAAAAAAATCGCATGA